A window of the Sneathiella sp. P13V-1 genome harbors these coding sequences:
- a CDS encoding DUF3108 domain-containing protein, with amino-acid sequence MSIRNIALGTLVAVGTVGVAKAETLNMTHSVYLGGFFMGTFQTEFNQLNDSYSIKAVAKSNRKLDWFFTWDAVASSEGKLSGNKILPSEHRYQSKWKDEQRGAEILFQTAAPPKYELTGKKPNNPKKSTPLKHVELMKAVDPLTAIMAATFKLESDGKCNGQYPVFDGRRHYEINLKDIGVASFKKSNYSVFKGEAKGCRITYNKLGGFKKNSNFELEDDLDIYMAAPVPGGRIVPVRMSVDTELGGFELHLERYKFRDVQLASRNAK; translated from the coding sequence ATGTCTATTCGAAATATTGCATTAGGAACGCTGGTAGCTGTCGGCACTGTTGGAGTGGCTAAAGCTGAGACCCTAAATATGACCCATTCCGTTTATCTTGGCGGGTTCTTTATGGGCACCTTCCAAACCGAATTTAACCAACTCAATGATAGCTATTCCATTAAAGCCGTTGCGAAAAGCAACAGGAAACTGGATTGGTTTTTCACTTGGGATGCAGTAGCCTCTAGCGAAGGTAAACTTAGCGGCAACAAAATCCTACCTTCAGAACACCGCTATCAGAGCAAATGGAAAGATGAACAGCGCGGCGCTGAAATTCTTTTTCAGACTGCCGCCCCTCCTAAATATGAACTTACGGGAAAAAAACCCAACAATCCGAAGAAATCCACACCGCTTAAACATGTTGAGCTGATGAAGGCCGTTGATCCGCTAACGGCGATCATGGCGGCGACTTTCAAACTGGAAAGTGATGGCAAGTGTAATGGGCAGTATCCGGTTTTTGATGGACGTCGTCATTACGAAATCAATCTGAAGGACATTGGTGTCGCCTCTTTTAAGAAGTCAAATTATTCAGTTTTTAAGGGTGAGGCAAAAGGTTGCCGTATTACCTATAACAAACTTGGCGGTTTTAAGAAAAACTCTAATTTTGAACTTGAAGATGATTTGGATATCTACATGGCAGCTCCTGTGCCGGGAGGGCGTATCGTGCCTGTTCGTATGAGTGTGGATACCGAATTGGGTGGGTTTGAGTTACATCTGGAACGTTACAAATTCCGTGATGTCCAACTCGCGAGCCGTAACGCGAAGTAA
- a CDS encoding undecaprenyl-diphosphate phosphatase, giving the protein MAFFHLFVLAVIQGITEFLPISSSGHLALVPILTDWQDQGLQLDIATHVGTLLAVVLYFRSDIIFMIKGLAGRGNATDVIFGRQLFFHTVIGSIPAVLAGAAIYFVLEAELRSLLMIAVMTLFFGIILGAADLFFKGDRDLRAMNSWDALFIGIFQIFALFPGTSRSGVTMTAGLLRGMDRKAAAHFSMLLSIPIIFGAGVAGTGKIIANGQVEVGLSALIAAFAAFVVAYLVIKLLMDWIAKIGYMPFVIYRLVLGILLLIVFSVSG; this is encoded by the coding sequence TTGGCTTTTTTTCATTTGTTTGTTTTGGCGGTTATTCAGGGGATAACCGAGTTTTTGCCAATTTCCTCTAGTGGGCATCTTGCTCTGGTTCCAATTTTAACAGATTGGCAAGACCAAGGGCTGCAACTTGATATTGCCACACATGTTGGAACACTTTTGGCAGTTGTCCTCTATTTTCGATCCGATATCATTTTTATGATCAAGGGACTGGCTGGTCGCGGGAATGCAACTGATGTCATTTTCGGGCGTCAGCTGTTCTTTCATACAGTCATTGGATCCATACCCGCCGTCTTAGCGGGGGCTGCCATATACTTCGTGTTGGAGGCAGAGCTTCGATCCCTGCTTATGATTGCCGTGATGACGTTGTTCTTTGGTATTATTCTTGGCGCGGCGGATCTTTTCTTTAAGGGTGATAGGGATTTGCGGGCCATGAACAGCTGGGATGCGCTGTTTATTGGGATTTTCCAGATTTTTGCTTTGTTTCCGGGAACCAGTCGTTCTGGTGTTACGATGACTGCAGGTTTGCTACGTGGAATGGATCGTAAAGCAGCAGCTCATTTTTCCATGCTGTTATCTATCCCGATTATATTTGGGGCAGGGGTAGCTGGCACAGGAAAAATTATTGCAAATGGTCAGGTCGAAGTTGGTCTAAGCGCACTAATCGCTGCTTTTGCAGCATTTGTGGTTGCCTATCTCGTTATTAAGCTGCTGATGGATTGGATCGCGAAGATTGGATATATGCCCTTTGTGATTTATCGTTTGGTGCTGGGTATTCTCCTGCTGATAGTATTTTCAGTAAGCGGTTGA
- a CDS encoding D-Ala-D-Ala carboxypeptidase family metallohydrolase, producing the protein MNVTEHFTLRELTHSDVALRQGIDNTPSPEVADALTKLAAHILEPVRQHFVTPFSPSSGYRCIKLNRLIGSNDNSQHVKGQAVDFKIPGNDNYDIAFWIYQNLDFDQIILECYTPGDPQSGWVHCSYVETGNRKDVLTYTGREYLHGLIS; encoded by the coding sequence GTGAATGTTACAGAGCACTTTACCTTGCGTGAATTAACCCATAGCGATGTGGCCTTGCGGCAAGGTATTGATAATACACCCTCCCCAGAGGTGGCAGACGCGCTCACCAAATTAGCAGCACATATTCTTGAACCGGTCCGGCAACATTTCGTGACCCCTTTTTCACCAAGCAGCGGATACCGCTGTATCAAACTTAACCGGTTAATAGGATCAAATGATAATTCGCAGCATGTTAAAGGGCAGGCTGTGGATTTTAAAATTCCAGGAAATGATAATTACGATATCGCTTTTTGGATTTATCAAAACCTGGATTTTGATCAGATCATTTTGGAATGCTATACACCGGGTGACCCGCAAAGCGGATGGGTCCACTGCTCATATGTGGAGACAGGAAACCGAAAAGATGTGCTGACCTATACGGGGCGGGAATATCTGCACGGATTAATCAGTTAG
- a CDS encoding Lrp/AsnC family transcriptional regulator, whose protein sequence is MLDDIDLKLLNLLQEDCRATNAQLASNLSISPSSCWRRVKSLEEIGLIEGYRAQLDRSAAGFEFSAILHVSLSRQKEENVQAFIDAINERPEILDCYATTGDADYHLRVVVRNIAEFNKFLDEFIFRLPGIAHVKSNIVLKDIKSSGSLPLLAN, encoded by the coding sequence ATGCTTGATGATATTGACCTAAAACTCTTGAACCTGTTGCAAGAGGACTGTAGAGCGACAAACGCACAGCTCGCTAGCAATCTCTCTATATCCCCTTCCTCCTGTTGGAGGCGGGTCAAAAGCCTTGAAGAGATTGGCCTTATAGAAGGATATAGAGCGCAACTGGATAGAAGCGCTGCGGGATTTGAATTTTCCGCGATCCTGCATGTCAGCTTGTCTCGTCAAAAAGAAGAGAATGTGCAGGCTTTTATTGACGCCATTAATGAGCGGCCGGAAATATTGGATTGTTATGCCACAACCGGAGATGCGGATTATCACTTAAGGGTCGTCGTGAGAAACATTGCTGAATTTAACAAATTTCTGGATGAGTTTATTTTCAGATTACCGGGTATCGCTCATGTTAAATCCAACATTGTTCTGAAGGACATAAAATCAAGCGGATCATTACCGCTACTCGCTAACTGA
- a CDS encoding 1,9-bis(guanidino)-5-aza-nonane synthase, which produces MNDQTVNIEKTDLLTKKVEHIDIKSFDARPIVEAMSKMSFSSRDLARATEIFNKSVADPDCAVILTLAGSTSAGGCMHVYRDMVECGMVDAIVSTGASIVDMDFFEALGFSHYQGDPFMDDRKLRDLYIDRIYDTYIDEEELQSCDETTKIIADSLEKRPYSSREFIYEMGRWLKDNAVKKGSLIETCYDHNVPIFVPAFSDCSAGFGLVKHQVENPDQHMSIDSVADFRELTEIKMAAGTTGLLMIGGGVPKNFVQDTVVCAEILGKEVEMHKYAVQITVADVRDGACSSSTLKEASSWGKVDTVYEQMVYAEATTVVPLLASDAYHQGAWKDRPRRNFSNLFK; this is translated from the coding sequence ATGAACGATCAGACTGTAAATATTGAAAAAACGGATTTGCTGACCAAAAAGGTTGAGCATATCGATATCAAAAGCTTCGATGCGCGCCCAATTGTTGAGGCGATGAGCAAGATGTCTTTTTCTTCCCGCGATTTGGCCCGCGCAACTGAGATTTTTAACAAATCAGTTGCGGACCCTGACTGCGCGGTGATCTTGACACTTGCAGGCTCAACATCAGCAGGTGGATGTATGCATGTATATCGGGATATGGTCGAGTGCGGCATGGTCGATGCGATTGTATCAACCGGTGCCTCCATCGTTGATATGGATTTCTTTGAGGCATTGGGTTTTTCTCATTATCAAGGTGATCCTTTCATGGATGATCGGAAATTGCGGGATCTGTATATTGATCGCATTTACGATACTTACATTGATGAAGAAGAGCTTCAGTCCTGTGATGAAACCACTAAAATCATCGCGGATAGTCTGGAAAAACGCCCGTATTCTTCGCGGGAGTTTATTTATGAAATGGGTCGTTGGCTCAAAGACAATGCGGTCAAGAAAGGGAGCTTGATCGAAACCTGCTATGATCACAATGTTCCGATTTTTGTACCTGCATTCTCCGACTGCTCCGCAGGGTTTGGTCTGGTGAAACATCAGGTGGAAAATCCGGATCAGCATATGAGCATCGACAGTGTAGCTGATTTCCGTGAACTTACAGAAATCAAGATGGCGGCAGGTACAACAGGTTTGCTGATGATTGGTGGCGGGGTGCCCAAAAACTTTGTACAGGATACCGTTGTTTGTGCAGAAATCCTCGGTAAAGAGGTGGAAATGCACAAATATGCTGTTCAGATTACTGTTGCAGATGTACGTGATGGTGCCTGCTCTTCCTCAACGCTGAAAGAAGCGTCAAGTTGGGGGAAGGTTGACACAGTATATGAGCAGATGGTTTACGCGGAAGCAACAACTGTTGTTCCTCTGTTGGCATCTGACGCTTACCATCAGGGAGCTTGGAAAGACCGTCCACGCCGAAACTTCTCAAACCTGTTTAAGTGA
- a CDS encoding MBL fold metallo-hydrolase codes for MKAVIIPVTPFAQNCTLIWCEETKKAAVIDPGGDLDHIVKTAEDQGVEIEKILITHGHLDHAGGTEELKTRLSVPVEGPHEADKFWIDQLPEQCSRYGFPPSFAFTPERWLHDGDTVTVGNETLDVLHCPGHTPGHVVFINKDQKIAFVGDVLFQGSIGRTDFPQGNHDQLISSIREKLFPLGDDIAFVSGHGNMSTFGQEKQSNPFVADLNFG; via the coding sequence ATGAAAGCCGTAATTATACCAGTCACACCTTTTGCCCAGAATTGCACATTGATCTGGTGCGAAGAGACAAAAAAAGCCGCCGTGATCGACCCGGGTGGAGACCTGGACCACATTGTCAAAACCGCCGAAGACCAAGGCGTGGAAATTGAAAAGATTCTGATCACCCACGGCCACCTTGACCACGCGGGCGGAACGGAAGAGCTCAAAACACGCCTCAGTGTGCCTGTTGAAGGACCGCATGAAGCAGACAAATTCTGGATCGATCAACTACCGGAACAATGTTCTCGATACGGCTTTCCCCCATCCTTTGCATTTACACCTGAGCGCTGGCTTCATGATGGAGACACTGTAACTGTCGGCAACGAAACATTGGACGTGCTGCATTGTCCGGGTCACACTCCGGGTCATGTTGTATTTATCAACAAAGATCAAAAAATTGCATTTGTCGGTGATGTGCTTTTTCAGGGATCAATTGGCCGCACTGATTTTCCACAGGGGAACCACGACCAGCTGATCAGTTCCATACGTGAAAAGCTGTTCCCTCTCGGTGATGATATAGCTTTTGTCTCCGGCCATGGAAACATGTCGACCTTTGGGCAGGAAAAACAATCCAATCCGTTTGTCGCAGACCTTAATTTCGGTTAA
- a CDS encoding indolepyruvate ferredoxin oxidoreductase family protein: MSSNENIEIRDYELKDRYFQKTGRVFLTGTQALARIPLMQKQLDKDKGLKTAGFIAGYRGSPLATLDKELWTLKETLKEEQIEFIPAVNEELAATAVLGSQQVETDPEKEVQGVFGMWYGKGPGIDRAGDALKHGNAYGSSPTGGVLVVAGDDHGSVSSSMPHQSDVAFMTFFMPILNPANVAEYLEFGEYGYALSRYSGMWVGFKAATETVESGMSVELKAPREFKVPDFTPPPSGLHYRWPDLPGPQIEERLEAKKHAVLAFAEANPIDRHIYDVAEAKFGIVTTGKAHLDLMEALRLLEIGEKEAREIGIDIYKIGMVWPLAKKSSLDFVKGKEEVLVVEEKRGIIESQFKEYFYDHPGTKPLRMVGKNDEFGARLIPWIGELSPRQLAVIVAKRLQGVFPDLKLEEKVTALMAEDAVCLQVEGATRSPYFCSGCPHNRSTKVPEGSKALAGIGCHFMASWMNRDTNYLIQMGGEGVNWVANSRFNGNKHVFQNLGDGTYYHSGILAIRQAIAANTNITYKILFNDVTAMTGGQPADGPVDVVSIAHSLRAEGIERIALLSDDIGKFDPADFPKGVTFDDRIALNNIQKELREIPGVTALIYDQACATEKRRRRKRGLIEDPAKFAFINPDVCEGCGDCSVASNCLSVEPYETEFGRKRRINQNACNKDFSCLEGFCPSFVTIEGGQRAKPKVKDLTAVLEEQLSKLDTPFVKALDRPHSLVVTGVGGTGVITVGQLITMAAHLENKGASVLDFMGFAQKFGPVISYVRLAEDPDQINQVRIDDNSADALIGCDIVVSTSPKASATYQRGVTQGVVNTANMPTGDFTLNPDADLKSDQRFELLDATLGAEHLSGVDANRAAEKLLGDSVFANVLMLGAAWQKGLVPLSFRALMRAIELNGVAIEKNMQAFKWGQVLAAKPLLLEELTDREKAALEKTTAEIIDDHVKFLTQYQNIAWSQKYRDFLEEVRSDVSDDELVLIAKSLFKLMSYKDEYEVARLHSSRDFENRIADQFEGDFKIIHHLAPPLLARGEDSRGRPKKIKFGQWIRGAFPVLAKMKSVRGTPFDIFGYHSERKMERELIEWYKSAVRGVLSDPDTVGSDRRISVFTLPQEIRGFGPVKVQAVEKAKEKLNKLS; the protein is encoded by the coding sequence ATGTCCAGCAATGAGAATATCGAAATCAGGGACTATGAACTGAAAGATCGGTATTTCCAAAAGACGGGGCGGGTCTTTTTGACGGGTACGCAAGCACTGGCGCGAATTCCATTAATGCAAAAGCAGCTTGATAAAGACAAAGGTCTGAAAACAGCCGGGTTTATTGCCGGATACCGTGGCTCGCCGCTCGCGACCCTTGATAAAGAGCTTTGGACATTGAAAGAGACGCTCAAGGAAGAGCAAATCGAGTTTATCCCTGCTGTAAATGAGGAGCTTGCTGCGACAGCGGTTCTTGGATCGCAGCAGGTCGAAACGGATCCTGAAAAAGAAGTGCAGGGCGTTTTTGGCATGTGGTACGGCAAGGGGCCTGGGATTGATCGTGCAGGTGACGCGTTAAAGCATGGCAATGCCTATGGATCCTCACCCACGGGCGGCGTTCTTGTGGTAGCTGGCGACGATCATGGAAGCGTGTCTTCCTCCATGCCGCATCAGTCTGATGTGGCGTTTATGACATTCTTTATGCCAATTCTAAATCCTGCCAATGTTGCGGAATATCTGGAATTTGGGGAATATGGCTACGCCCTGTCCCGCTACAGTGGCATGTGGGTAGGCTTTAAAGCGGCCACTGAAACTGTTGAAAGTGGTATGAGTGTAGAGTTGAAAGCGCCGCGAGAGTTTAAAGTGCCTGACTTTACGCCGCCACCTTCAGGGCTTCACTATCGGTGGCCAGATCTGCCGGGCCCCCAGATTGAGGAGCGCTTGGAGGCTAAAAAACATGCGGTACTTGCCTTTGCAGAGGCTAATCCAATTGACCGTCATATCTATGATGTGGCGGAGGCTAAGTTTGGTATTGTGACAACCGGTAAGGCGCATTTGGATCTGATGGAAGCGCTTCGACTTCTCGAAATTGGGGAAAAAGAGGCTCGCGAAATCGGTATCGACATTTACAAGATCGGAATGGTTTGGCCGCTCGCTAAAAAGTCATCATTGGATTTTGTGAAAGGCAAGGAAGAGGTGCTTGTCGTTGAAGAAAAGCGCGGCATTATTGAAAGTCAGTTTAAAGAATATTTCTACGATCATCCGGGTACAAAGCCGCTCAGAATGGTTGGGAAGAATGACGAGTTTGGCGCACGCCTTATTCCGTGGATTGGTGAACTCAGCCCACGTCAACTGGCGGTCATCGTTGCCAAAAGACTTCAAGGTGTCTTTCCAGATTTGAAACTGGAAGAAAAAGTAACCGCCTTGATGGCAGAAGATGCCGTTTGTCTTCAAGTGGAAGGCGCAACACGTAGTCCCTACTTCTGTTCGGGGTGTCCGCATAACCGGTCCACAAAAGTTCCAGAAGGGTCAAAAGCTCTTGCCGGTATTGGCTGTCACTTTATGGCGAGCTGGATGAACCGAGACACCAACTATCTTATCCAGATGGGCGGCGAAGGGGTGAATTGGGTAGCCAATTCACGTTTCAACGGAAACAAGCATGTATTCCAGAATCTAGGAGATGGGACCTATTATCACTCAGGCATTCTCGCTATTCGTCAGGCTATCGCTGCGAATACAAATATCACCTACAAAATCCTGTTCAACGATGTAACGGCGATGACCGGAGGGCAACCTGCGGATGGCCCTGTGGATGTTGTCTCCATTGCTCATTCGTTACGTGCGGAAGGTATTGAACGGATTGCACTTTTATCCGATGATATTGGAAAATTTGATCCAGCTGACTTTCCTAAAGGGGTGACTTTTGACGATCGGATTGCTCTGAACAACATTCAGAAAGAGCTGCGTGAAATCCCTGGTGTGACAGCCCTCATTTACGATCAGGCTTGCGCAACAGAGAAGCGCCGTCGTCGCAAAAGAGGATTGATAGAAGATCCAGCCAAATTCGCTTTTATCAATCCGGATGTTTGTGAAGGGTGCGGCGATTGTTCTGTAGCCTCAAACTGCCTGTCCGTAGAGCCATATGAAACAGAGTTTGGTCGGAAAAGGCGAATTAATCAGAACGCCTGTAATAAGGATTTCTCCTGCCTTGAAGGCTTCTGCCCGAGTTTTGTGACGATTGAAGGCGGGCAGCGTGCGAAACCAAAAGTGAAAGACCTAACGGCAGTTTTGGAAGAGCAACTTTCTAAGCTGGATACGCCTTTCGTGAAGGCGCTGGATCGTCCTCATAGCCTAGTTGTTACCGGTGTTGGCGGGACAGGTGTTATTACGGTGGGGCAGCTCATCACAATGGCCGCTCATTTGGAAAATAAAGGGGCATCGGTTCTTGATTTTATGGGATTTGCCCAGAAATTTGGCCCAGTAATCAGTTATGTACGCCTTGCAGAAGACCCTGATCAGATAAATCAGGTACGCATTGATGATAACTCAGCCGATGCGCTTATCGGGTGCGATATTGTTGTAAGTACATCCCCGAAGGCGTCAGCGACCTACCAGCGCGGTGTAACGCAAGGGGTAGTCAACACGGCGAATATGCCAACAGGCGATTTTACCCTTAACCCAGATGCAGACCTGAAGTCGGATCAACGATTTGAGTTGCTCGACGCTACGTTGGGGGCAGAGCATCTGTCAGGTGTAGATGCCAATCGGGCAGCAGAAAAACTTCTGGGGGACAGTGTGTTCGCCAATGTTTTGATGCTGGGTGCCGCCTGGCAAAAGGGACTGGTTCCCCTTTCGTTCAGAGCTCTGATGCGCGCAATTGAGTTAAATGGCGTTGCGATTGAAAAAAATATGCAAGCCTTCAAATGGGGGCAAGTGCTTGCAGCGAAACCTCTATTGCTGGAAGAGCTGACGGATAGGGAAAAAGCAGCGCTCGAAAAGACAACCGCAGAAATCATCGACGATCACGTTAAGTTTTTGACGCAATATCAAAACATAGCATGGTCTCAAAAGTACAGGGATTTTCTTGAGGAAGTTCGGAGTGACGTCTCTGATGATGAGCTTGTCCTCATTGCGAAAAGCTTGTTCAAACTGATGAGCTATAAGGATGAATATGAAGTTGCACGGCTTCATTCCTCTCGTGACTTTGAAAATAGAATTGCCGATCAGTTTGAAGGTGATTTTAAAATTATTCATCATCTTGCGCCGCCACTCTTGGCAAGAGGTGAAGACAGCCGTGGTCGTCCAAAGAAAATCAAATTCGGACAATGGATCCGGGGAGCCTTTCCGGTACTTGCAAAGATGAAATCCGTGCGGGGAACTCCATTCGATATTTTCGGATATCATTCTGAGCGTAAAATGGAACGCGAGTTGATCGAATGGTACAAGAGTGCTGTCCGCGGTGTGCTCTCCGATCCTGACACGGTCGGAAGTGATCGCAGAATTTCCGTCTTCACCCTGCCGCAGGAGATAAGAGGCTTCGGTCCTGTGAAGGTGCAAGCTGTTGAAAAGGCAAAAGAAAAACTGAATAAACTGAGTTAA
- a CDS encoding adenylate/guanylate cyclase domain-containing protein yields MVDAVLPKVSERSDKEASPDELASNQFLEEALKENKREGLVLAVKARTIALSVVGVFLFFMVGDWSFLYYEALIGAFMLNGYAQLKLGRVGRSRIELLLLALDLALMTVTLVVPNPFSHQDWTVALQYRISNFSYFYILLAGAALAYSWKTMFAVTWYTALLWAIAYYWAIQQPGFDTYISEQISELLGHKPEILELLHPDSNLLHMRFEEILIFAIVAGILALNSWRSNRLLMRQAEAARERANLARYFAPSMVEHLAGRDHPLRDVRSQSVVVMFVDIVGFTKMAETASPNETVMLLREFHNLMEKAVFDNNGTLDKFLGDGLMVTFGTPIPSKDDAKNAINCVLQMQTDVKSWNEKRKSHGLPEVKASIGVHAGEVVLGDIGSERRLEFAVLGDAVNVCSRLEALTRELAVKAVVSSAVVEQAGGSDFAVEKGFAHHGPVELRGRNEAVDIWTRRD; encoded by the coding sequence ATGGTAGACGCAGTATTGCCGAAGGTCAGCGAGCGCAGTGATAAGGAGGCGTCTCCAGACGAGCTTGCCTCCAATCAATTTCTTGAAGAAGCGCTTAAAGAGAATAAACGAGAAGGGCTTGTTCTTGCTGTCAAGGCGCGAACCATAGCCCTTTCTGTTGTTGGCGTTTTCCTTTTCTTTATGGTTGGGGATTGGAGTTTTCTCTACTATGAGGCGCTGATTGGCGCCTTTATGCTGAACGGCTATGCTCAGTTGAAGCTAGGTCGAGTTGGCCGCTCCAGAATTGAGCTCCTTCTGCTGGCGCTTGATTTGGCATTGATGACAGTAACACTAGTTGTTCCAAATCCTTTTTCTCATCAAGATTGGACTGTAGCGCTTCAATATCGGATCAGCAATTTTTCCTACTTCTATATTTTGCTGGCAGGGGCAGCACTTGCCTATTCCTGGAAAACCATGTTCGCAGTTACATGGTATACGGCACTTCTGTGGGCGATCGCTTATTACTGGGCTATTCAGCAGCCAGGTTTTGATACATACATCTCTGAGCAGATATCAGAATTGCTAGGCCATAAACCAGAGATTTTGGAACTGCTTCATCCGGATTCGAATCTTTTACATATGCGCTTTGAGGAGATCCTCATTTTCGCGATTGTTGCGGGAATTTTGGCATTGAACAGTTGGCGTTCCAATAGGTTGTTGATGCGTCAGGCTGAAGCAGCGAGAGAACGTGCCAATCTGGCTAGATACTTCGCTCCGAGCATGGTTGAGCATCTCGCTGGGCGGGATCATCCGTTGCGTGACGTGAGATCCCAGTCGGTTGTGGTGATGTTCGTGGATATTGTTGGCTTCACCAAGATGGCGGAAACAGCATCTCCGAACGAGACAGTGATGTTGCTTCGAGAATTTCATAATCTGATGGAGAAGGCTGTCTTTGATAATAACGGGACACTGGATAAATTCCTCGGGGATGGTTTGATGGTCACTTTTGGTACCCCGATCCCCAGTAAAGATGATGCAAAGAACGCTATAAATTGTGTACTGCAAATGCAGACAGATGTGAAAAGCTGGAATGAGAAAAGGAAATCACACGGCCTCCCGGAAGTGAAAGCTTCAATTGGTGTTCATGCGGGTGAAGTGGTTCTAGGTGATATTGGATCAGAGCGGCGATTGGAATTTGCAGTGCTCGGGGACGCCGTGAACGTTTGTAGCCGACTAGAAGCCCTGACACGCGAATTGGCTGTGAAGGCAGTTGTAAGTTCAGCTGTTGTAGAGCAGGCAGGTGGTTCTGACTTTGCGGTTGAGAAGGGATTTGCTCATCACGGCCCAGTAGAGCTTAGAGGCCGCAATGAGGCTGTTGATATCTGGACGCGGCGGGATTAA
- the speB gene encoding agmatinase, which yields MQDLKSRVLPSEEGFLGLSPEDAMPFEEAKVVIVPFGLEASVSYGGGTSKGPAALIEASHQVELFDEEFWTEPFREYGVTTLTDEAVDGSDIPAALDQLAAINSTLLAAGKFPLVVGGEHSITPGAIRPFLEKYPDLAILHFDAHADLRDGYEGEHYSHAAAIRRVLDHPTVPIVSVGIRNISAEEIPFLEENRDRIQIHWAYQKDTWDVEEIVRPLKGRPIYLTFDLDGFDSSLMPATGTPEPGGLFWDDALKIIRRAAVVGNIVGADVNELAPMESFHAPDFLAAKLVYKILNHTFCDPV from the coding sequence ATGCAGGATCTGAAAAGTAGAGTTTTGCCTTCTGAAGAGGGGTTCTTAGGCCTCTCTCCAGAAGATGCAATGCCTTTTGAAGAGGCCAAAGTTGTTATTGTACCTTTTGGTCTGGAAGCCTCTGTTAGTTATGGAGGAGGGACGTCCAAAGGCCCTGCGGCGCTTATTGAAGCGAGCCATCAGGTTGAGCTTTTTGATGAAGAGTTTTGGACTGAACCCTTTCGTGAGTATGGTGTTACGACGCTGACTGATGAAGCGGTAGATGGCTCCGATATTCCTGCGGCACTGGATCAGTTGGCAGCTATCAATTCTACCCTCCTTGCAGCGGGCAAATTTCCGCTGGTGGTGGGTGGTGAGCATTCCATTACCCCAGGTGCTATCAGACCTTTTCTGGAAAAATACCCTGATCTGGCAATTTTGCATTTTGATGCTCACGCCGATTTGCGTGATGGGTATGAAGGGGAGCATTATTCTCATGCGGCGGCCATCCGCAGAGTGTTAGATCATCCGACAGTTCCGATAGTTTCTGTCGGGATTAGAAATATCTCTGCTGAGGAAATTCCGTTTCTGGAAGAGAATAGGGACCGTATTCAAATTCACTGGGCTTATCAGAAAGACACTTGGGATGTTGAGGAAATTGTGAGACCTCTTAAAGGGCGTCCAATTTATCTGACTTTTGATTTGGATGGATTTGATAGTTCCCTGATGCCCGCCACAGGAACACCAGAGCCTGGGGGGCTGTTTTGGGATGATGCGCTGAAAATTATCCGCAGGGCTGCTGTTGTAGGGAATATCGTAGGCGCAGATGTCAATGAGTTGGCACCAATGGAAAGTTTTCATGCACCAGACTTCCTGGCTGCGAAACTCGTCTACAAGATATTAAACCATACATTTTGCGATCCCGTTTAG